One region of Halomicrobium sp. LC1Hm genomic DNA includes:
- a CDS encoding AarF/ABC1/UbiB kinase family protein translates to MNLRAYWRFVVVVRHFLPLGLSYARDRNRFLLFGRSRDVTPEQRRRRAGRLLDSLLTLGPTFIKLGQLLSTRPDILPPEYIDEFAQLQDRVPPAPWDEARTVLEDEVGPVDEAFDDFEDEAISGASLGQVYRAEVDGDAVAVKIRRPGIEDLVEADLRAIRWSLPILMYFVGETRSFSLETLADEFSKTIREEMDYGREAEMLTEIRGNFADNDRIRIPGVVETHSTNRVLTMEYLPGTKINDVEELDELSVDRTELAETLQRSYLQMIIDDGVFHADPHPGNLAVQSDGTLVFYDFGMSGRVDPFVQDRIVDFYAAVASQDIDAILDALIEMGTLSPEADRQVMGEVMELAIADARGEDLEQYRVQQIIQQVEDTIYEFPLRLPANLALVLRVATVVEGVCVTLDPDFDFITVATEYLREEGHIAAGAKQYARDRADEVRDAAESMVRVPPKLESALDRIEREDLHVRADIEDSDGVLERMTRRLILGMILASGTLSTALLYAASTVEATAVAGVGTLAVAGVTYLSFRRSKGLRATPQFTRQSMRQREGADDAGYASSYGPDDE, encoded by the coding sequence GTGAATCTCCGCGCCTACTGGCGGTTCGTCGTCGTCGTTCGTCACTTCCTCCCGCTGGGGCTGTCCTACGCACGGGACCGGAACCGGTTTCTCCTCTTCGGGCGCTCCAGAGACGTCACTCCCGAACAGCGCCGCCGCCGCGCCGGCCGGCTGCTGGACTCGCTGCTGACGCTGGGGCCGACGTTCATCAAACTGGGGCAGCTGTTGTCGACGCGGCCGGACATCCTCCCGCCCGAATACATCGACGAGTTCGCCCAGCTGCAAGATCGGGTGCCGCCAGCGCCGTGGGACGAGGCCCGGACCGTCCTCGAAGACGAGGTCGGTCCCGTCGACGAGGCCTTCGACGACTTCGAGGACGAGGCCATCAGCGGGGCCAGTCTCGGACAGGTGTACCGCGCCGAGGTCGACGGCGACGCCGTCGCGGTGAAGATCCGACGCCCCGGTATCGAGGACCTCGTCGAGGCCGACCTGCGGGCGATCCGCTGGTCGCTCCCGATCCTGATGTACTTCGTCGGCGAGACGCGCTCGTTCTCCCTGGAGACGCTGGCCGACGAGTTCTCGAAGACGATCCGCGAGGAGATGGACTACGGCCGGGAAGCGGAGATGCTCACCGAGATCCGCGGCAACTTCGCCGACAACGACCGCATCCGCATCCCCGGCGTCGTCGAGACCCACTCGACGAACCGGGTGTTGACCATGGAGTACCTCCCCGGAACGAAGATCAACGACGTGGAGGAACTCGACGAGCTGTCGGTCGACCGGACCGAACTCGCCGAGACGCTCCAGCGCAGCTACCTCCAGATGATCATCGACGACGGCGTCTTCCACGCCGACCCGCATCCGGGGAACCTCGCGGTGCAGTCCGACGGGACGCTCGTGTTCTACGACTTCGGGATGTCCGGGCGGGTCGACCCCTTCGTGCAGGACCGGATCGTCGACTTCTACGCGGCCGTCGCGAGCCAGGACATCGACGCCATCCTCGACGCGCTGATCGAGATGGGGACGCTGAGCCCCGAGGCCGACCGGCAGGTGATGGGCGAGGTGATGGAGCTGGCCATCGCCGACGCCCGCGGCGAGGACCTCGAACAGTACCGCGTCCAGCAGATCATCCAGCAGGTCGAAGACACGATCTACGAGTTCCCGCTCCGACTCCCGGCGAACCTCGCACTCGTGTTGCGCGTCGCCACGGTCGTCGAGGGTGTGTGCGTGACGCTGGACCCGGACTTCGATTTCATCACGGTCGCGACGGAGTACCTCCGGGAGGAGGGCCACATCGCTGCCGGCGCGAAGCAGTACGCCCGGGACCGGGCCGACGAGGTCCGGGACGCCGCCGAGTCGATGGTCCGGGTGCCGCCGAAACTGGAGTCCGCGCTCGACCGGATCGAACGCGAGGACCTGCACGTCCGGGCCGACATCGAGGACTCGGACGGCGTCCTCGAACGGATGACCCGCCGTCTGATTCTCGGCATGATCCTCGCCAGTGGGACCCTCTCGACGGCGCTGCTGTACGCCGCCTCGACGGTCGAAGCGACGGCTGTCGCGGGCGTCGGGACGCTTGCGGTCGCTGGAGTCACCTACCTGTCGTTCCGCCGGTCGAAGGGACTGCGTGCGACTCCCCAATTCACCCGACAGAGCATGCGCCAGCGCGAGGGGGCCGACGACGCCGGCTACGCGTCGAGCTACGGACCGGACGACGAGTGA
- a CDS encoding Hsp20/alpha crystallin family protein has product MSALRDALGDLPASVFADVLESDDAYLLVVDLPGVTADTLDVSVDGGTIVIEAQRAKDVGSEFRYVEEDRSLFLDAELPLPPDATGTGAEGTIDRGVFELRLPKAGVGTETTIPVEDA; this is encoded by the coding sequence ATGTCAGCGCTCCGTGACGCCCTGGGGGATCTCCCCGCCTCGGTGTTCGCCGACGTGCTCGAATCGGACGACGCCTACCTGCTGGTCGTCGACCTTCCAGGCGTCACTGCCGACACGCTCGACGTCAGCGTCGACGGAGGGACCATCGTGATCGAGGCCCAGCGCGCGAAAGACGTGGGCTCGGAGTTCCGCTACGTCGAGGAGGACCGCTCGCTCTTTCTGGACGCAGAGCTCCCGCTTCCGCCGGACGCGACGGGGACGGGTGCCGAGGGGACGATCGACCGCGGCGTCTTCGAACTCAGGCTGCCGAAGGCCGGTGTCGGGACCGAGACGACGATCCCCGTCGAGGACGCCTGA
- a CDS encoding molybdopterin-binding protein, translating into MTDATDDLTATADARDTLTTLVEPVERTDTVPLSVAEGRVLAEELVARESSPADGIAVDDRLFAPGHRLRSTDLGLLKVAGIDDLLAVQRPTVGIVPTGDELVQREASAGERVETTAFTLSQHVDRWGGKVTYRDTVGEDRHALRAAIQRDLTRDALVVTGVTASDLVHEVVADLGSIHVDGVASDPGQTVAVATVEERPVLLVPESPVDCLVAAVQLLRPLVAELSGAPLPAHAHHHAALSEPVESAPGVRTLVPVELADHVATPLGDGEPTLRDVSRADGWVTVEESDDGLAAEASVGVIDWEHA; encoded by the coding sequence ATGACCGACGCCACAGACGACCTGACGGCGACCGCCGACGCCCGCGACACGCTCACGACGCTCGTCGAGCCCGTCGAACGCACCGACACCGTCCCGCTGTCGGTCGCGGAAGGGCGCGTGCTCGCCGAGGAGCTGGTGGCCCGCGAGAGCAGTCCCGCCGACGGGATCGCGGTCGACGACCGGCTCTTTGCTCCGGGCCACCGCCTGCGCTCGACGGACCTCGGGCTCCTGAAAGTGGCCGGCATCGACGACCTACTTGCCGTCCAGCGCCCGACTGTCGGCATCGTCCCGACCGGCGACGAGCTCGTCCAGCGCGAGGCAAGCGCGGGCGAGCGCGTCGAGACGACGGCGTTCACGCTCTCCCAGCACGTCGACCGCTGGGGCGGGAAGGTGACCTACCGCGACACCGTCGGCGAGGACCGCCACGCGCTCCGGGCGGCGATCCAGCGGGATCTGACCCGCGACGCGCTGGTCGTGACCGGCGTGACGGCGAGCGATCTCGTCCACGAGGTCGTCGCGGACCTCGGATCGATCCACGTCGACGGCGTCGCTAGCGATCCGGGCCAGACGGTCGCCGTCGCCACCGTCGAGGAGCGGCCGGTCCTGCTCGTACCGGAGTCACCGGTCGACTGTCTCGTCGCCGCCGTCCAGTTGCTCCGTCCGCTCGTCGCCGAACTCTCGGGCGCACCGCTGCCCGCTCACGCACACCACCACGCCGCGCTGTCGGAGCCAGTCGAGAGCGCGCCCGGCGTCAGGACCCTCGTTCCGGTCGAGCTGGCCGACCACGTGGCGACTCCGCTTGGCGACGGCGAGCCAACGCTTCGGGACGTGAGCCGGGCCGACGGCTGGGTCACTGTCGAAGAGAGCGACGACGGACTGGCCGCCGAAGCGTCGGTCGGCGTGATCGACTGGGAACACGCCTGA
- a CDS encoding HAD family hydrolase has product MARTDYDFWLFDLDGTIVDIEPSYPSTVVSAVGDRLGVSFTEREAEILWYGLGGVRERVLRRRGVDPERFWETFHEVEQPGDRAGATYLYDDAESFICEIDAPVGVVTHCQPYLTDPVLERLDIRDWFDTVVCCSDETGWKPDPTPVEMAMTDLGVAHDGHEGVLAGDDPDDIGAAWNAGLDAIHVERYDPAERGQCVLGDRRVTGFGEMS; this is encoded by the coding sequence ATGGCCCGCACCGACTACGACTTCTGGCTGTTCGATCTCGACGGGACTATCGTCGACATCGAGCCGTCGTACCCGTCGACGGTCGTGTCGGCGGTCGGCGACCGACTCGGCGTCTCCTTCACCGAGCGGGAGGCAGAAATTCTCTGGTACGGCCTCGGCGGCGTCCGGGAACGCGTCCTGCGCAGGCGCGGCGTCGACCCCGAGCGGTTCTGGGAGACGTTCCACGAGGTCGAGCAGCCCGGCGACCGTGCGGGTGCGACGTATCTCTACGACGACGCCGAGTCGTTCATCTGCGAGATCGACGCGCCGGTCGGCGTGGTCACGCACTGCCAGCCGTACCTCACGGATCCCGTGCTGGAGCGACTCGACATCCGAGACTGGTTCGACACGGTCGTGTGCTGTTCTGACGAGACCGGCTGGAAGCCCGATCCCACGCCCGTCGAGATGGCGATGACGGACCTCGGCGTCGCCCACGACGGCCACGAGGGGGTTCTGGCCGGCGACGACCCCGACGACATCGGTGCCGCCTGGAACGCCGGGCTCGACGCGATCCACGTCGAGCGCTACGATCCCGCGGAGCGCGGCCAGTGTGTCCTCGGTGACCGCCGCGTCACCGGATTCGGCGAGATGAGCTGA